One stretch of Ficedula albicollis isolate OC2 chromosome 7, FicAlb1.5, whole genome shotgun sequence DNA includes these proteins:
- the UMPS gene encoding uridine 5'-monophosphate synthase, protein MEPARGIVTLAITRQPTRPETLGSHQTLCTGGFCFPGERGDERTGDRGGGKPGSLKALVFRLQVAGLLFQAAQDAGVQYSCVCGVPYTALPLATIICSEHQVPMLIRRKEGKDYGTKRMVEGTINPGETCLIIEDVVTSGSSVLETAEALQKEGLKVTDAVVLLDREQGGKARLEEHGIRLHSVCTLSGVLEILQQQGEVSAEMVGKVKKFIEGNVFEAQNGAAPVKRCCKELSFSARAQLPGVHPIAARLLLLMEKKQTNLCLSADVTSPKELLQLAATLGPSICILKTHIDILNDFTQEVVKELRMLADQHEFLIFEDRKFADIGNTVKHQYEGGVFRIASWADIVNAHVVPGSGVVKGLKEAGLPLQRGCLLVAEMSSQGSLATGEYTKAAVQMAEDNSDFVFGFICGSRVSNKPEFLHLTPGVQLQTGGDNLGQKYLSPKEVIGEKGSDIIIVGRGILAVSDRLQEAEKYRKAAWESYMSRLGVPAED, encoded by the exons ATGGAACCCGCCCGAGGGATTGTCACCCTGGCAATCACCCGGCAGCCGACACGGCCAGAAACCCTGGGGTCACATCAAACCCTCTGCACCGGCGGCTTCTGCTTCCCGGGGGAACGGGGCGACGAGAGAACTGGGGACCGTGGAGGGGGGAAA CCGGGCTCTTTAAAAGCGCTTGTTTTCCGTTTGCAGGTTGCAGGACTCCTTTTCCAGGCAGCGCAGGATGCGGGTGTGCAGTACAGCTGCGTGTGCGGCGTTCCGTACACGGCGCTGCCGCTGGCCACCATCATCTGCTCGGAGCATCAGGTGCCGATGCTTATTcggaggaaggaaggaaaagactACG gtacTAAGCGGATGGTAGAAGGCACCATTAACCCAGGAGAGACATGCCTGATCATTGAGGATGTGGTAACTAGTGGATCCAGTGTACTGGAAACTGCAGAAGCTCTTCAGAAAGAAGGATTAAAAGTGACAGATGCCGTAGTGCTGTtggacagggagcagggtgggaaggcCAGGCTAGAGGAACATGGAATTCGCCTGCACTCTGTGTGCACCCTGTCTGGGGTGCTGGAgattctccagcagcagggagaagtgTCTGCTGAGATGGTTGGAAAGGTGAAGAAGTTCATTGAGGGAAATGTGTTTGAGGCTCAGAATGGTGCTGCTCCTGTGAAGAGATGCTGCAAGGAGCTGAGCTTCAGCGCTCGTGCCCAGCTGCCAGGGGTGCATCCTATTGCAGCCAGGCTTCTCCTGCTCatggaaaagaagcaaacaaactTGTGCCTTTCTGCTGATGTCACCAgccccaaggagctgctgcagctaGCTGCCACCCTGGGCCCCAGCATCTGTATCCTCAAGACTCATATAGACATCTTGAATGATTTCACCCAAGAGGTGGTAAAGGAGTTGAGAATGCTCGCAGATCAACATGAATTCTTGATTTTTGAAGATAGGAAATTTGCAGATATTGGAAACACGGTGAAACATCAGTATGAAG GTGGTGTGTTCAGAATCGCATCCTGGGCTGACATTGTCAATGCCCACGTGGTTCCAGGCTCTGGAGTTGTGAAGGGTCTGAAGGAAGCAGGTCTTCCTCTCCAGCGTGGCTGTCTCCTGGTTGCAGAGATGAGTTCCCAGGGGTCCCTTGCAACGGGTGAATACACAAAAGCTGCA GTACAGATGGCTGAAGACAACTCAGATTTTGTTTTTGGATTCATATGTGGATCTAGAGTTAGTAATAAACCAGAATTTCTCCACTTAACTCCAGGAGTGCAGCTGCAAACTGGAG GTGATAACCTTGGACAGAAGTACCTAAGCCCCAAGGAAGTTATTGGTGAAAAAGGCTCAGATATCATTATTGTGGGACGTGGCATCTTGGCAGTTTCAGACCGTCTCCAAGAAGCAGAGAAGTACAGGAAGGCAGCATGGGAGAGCTACATGAGCAGGCTTGGTGTGCCTGCAGAAGACTGA